The following DNA comes from Novosphingobium sp. PP1Y.
ATCAAGGCGGCCGGGGGCGAGACCGCGGCGACCACCCGCCTGCACGGCGATCCGGGCGCGACGGCGGGCCAGCTCGACTACTTCAAGGGCTCGAATTTCCTGCGCATGATCGAATATACCGTGGGCCGTGAGCGTTGGGACGCCTACCTCACCTCCTATTTCGATCGTCACGCATTCCAGCCGCAGACGACCGCCGGGTTCCTGGCCGACTTGCGCGAACATCTGCTCAAGGACGATTGCGCACTCGAACTCAAGCTGCAGCTCGACCGCTGGGCCTATGCGGCGGGGCTGCCCGACAATGCGGTTCACGTCAAAAGCGCGACGCTGGCGAAGATCGACGAAAAGCTGGCGGCCTACACGGCTGGCGGACCGGCAAGCGCAGTGCAGCCGCAGGGCTGGAGCACGCAGGAATGGCTGCGTTTCCTCAACGGCATTCCACGCGAACAGTCCCCCGCGCGCCTTAAGGAGCTGGACGAGACGCTTGGCCTGTCCGCCTCCACCAACGCCTATGTGCAGTCCGCATGGCTCGAACTCGCCATTGCCAACCGCTATGAGCCGGCGCTGCCGACACTGCGCCGCTACGTCGCGTCGATCGGGCGCGGGCTGCTGATCGCGCCGCTCTATCGCGGGTTGATGAAGCAAGGCGAATGGGGCGCGAAGATCGCGCGTGACGACTTTGCTGAAGCGAAGCCGACCTATCACCCTGCCACCGCCGATGCGATCGCGCGGATCATACAGGGTAATTGAACGCAGCTTCGTGACGAGGCGCAGTATATGGGCTAATACAGCCATCATGACTGCACTCCCATTCGGCGGGGCGGGGCGATGAACGGGTCGATCGGCGCTGCGCCTTCGGCCGCGGACTTCGATGCCCTGGCCCGCTCTGCCTTCGCGCGCATTCCCGAACCGTTTTCCCGGCACCTGGACGGCATCACCGTCCAGGTCGAGGAATTCGCCGACGAGGAAACCCTCGAGGCGCTCGGCATGGACGACGCCTGGGAACTCACAGGCCTGTATCAGGGGCGCCCGATGGACGAGGAAACGGTGTGGAGTGCAGGCGAACTGCCCTCGCGCATCACCCTCTACCGACAGCCGCTACTGGCCGAATGGTGCGAAACCGGGGTCAGCCTCGAGGCGCTGGTGACCCACGTGGTGATCCACGAGGTCGGCCACCACTTCGGCCTGTCCGACGCGCAGATGCACGCGCTCGAGGGACAGGCGCACTAGCGGCTCGACGCCGCGCGGGCTGCAAGGCCCGCTAGGCGGCGACTTCCTCTACCGTTCGCTCGCTGGCTGCGTCGAGCAGGCGGCGTTCCAGCGCCTTGAGCCGGCTGGTCGCGGTCAGCTTCTCGCCCAGCAGATCGGTCACGTAGAACGTGTCGGCCGCGCGCTCGCCATATGTGGCGACATGAGCCGAATAGACCATCAGCTTCGATTCGAAGAGGGCGTGGGCCAGCCGGTTGAGCAGGGCCGGACGATCCCTCGCATTGACCTCGACGACGGTGAAGCGGTTCGAGGCCTTGTTGTCGAAGATCACCCGCGGGCGCACCTCGAAGGCATCGGCGCGCGGCCGGGCATCGGGCTTGGCGACCAGTTGCGGCAGGATCTTGATCCGGTTGGCCAGCGCATTCTCGATGGAGGTGCGCAGCCTTTCGAGCTGGCTCTCCTCCATGAACGGCCGGCCCAGCGGGTCCTGTACGAGAAAATTGTCGACCGCGCGCCCGGTGCGCGTGGTGTGGATGCGCGCATCGATGATGTTGCCGCCGGCGAGGTGGATGCCGCCCGCGATGCGATAGAACAAGCCTGGATGATCCGAGGCGATGACGGTGACGAGCGTCGCGCCATGCGCCTGGTAGTATTCGGTATGGATCGAGAGCGCGTGCCCCAGCGCCTCGGCCGCCTCGAGCTGGGCGAGGTTCTTGGCGATGACGTCCTCGCTCTCGGCGATCCAGTAGGAATCGACGAACTTGGCGCCGACTTTCTCGATAAGCGCGGCATTGGCCGGTTCCAGCGCCTCGACCGCGGCCTTCTTTGCGGCAATGCG
Coding sequences within:
- a CDS encoding metallopeptidase family protein; this encodes MNGSIGAAPSAADFDALARSAFARIPEPFSRHLDGITVQVEEFADEETLEALGMDDAWELTGLYQGRPMDEETVWSAGELPSRITLYRQPLLAEWCETGVSLEALVTHVVIHEVGHHFGLSDAQMHALEGQAH